In Fodinibius saliphilus, the sequence CATAGAAAAAGAGTTTGGTTTTAAGCCCGATTTCGGAATGCTGGATGTTACGTTTTATCGTGATGATTTTCGAACACGTCTTAAAATGCCCCAGGTTAAGGTAACAGAAATCCCTTTCGATCTGTACGAACGTGATGTGGTATTGATGGATGATGTATTATATACTGGCCGAACGGTTCGCTCTGCAATGGATGCACTTATGGATTATGGGCGTCCTGCTACAATTAAATTTTGTTGTATGGTAGACAGAGGGCATAGGGAGCTGCCCATTGCTGCAGATTACGTTGGTACCAAGTTACCAACCCATGTACAAGAGGAAGTTCGTGTTAAGGTTAATGAATTGGATGGTGAAGATGCAGTTTATGTGGTTCAAAATCCGGATGGGGAGGATCAATAATGGCTGAAGATATTAATTTGGAACAAGGCGATTACGATTTTCCTCATAAGCACTTGCTGGGTTTAGCAGGTTACTCAAAAGATGATATCCAATATGTATTAGACCAAGCCCAGTATTTTAGAGAAATATTGGATCGTCCTGTTCCTAAAGTTCCAACTCTTCGTGATAAGACCATTGTAAACTTATTTTATGAGGATAGTACACGTACGCGGCTCTCATTTGAGTTAGCACAAAAGCGTATGGGGGCTGATGTGGTAAATTTTTCCAAAGGGTCTTCAAGTGTTAAAAAGGGGGAATCACTTAAAGACACAATCCAGAATATCAGTTCGATGAAAATTGATATGGTGGTAGCTCGCCATGAAAGTCCGGGGGTGCCCCATTTCTTAACGCGATGCGTGGACGCAGCTATTATTAATGCAGGAGATGGAGCGCGCGAACATCCAACCCAAGCATTACTGGATATGTTTACTATGCAGCAGGTATATCCGGATCTTAGTGAAAAGAATATTGCTATTATCGGTGATATCACGCATAGCCGTGTTGTTCGATCAAATATTATAGGTTTGTTGAAACTGGGAGCGAATGTAACGGTTTGCGGGCCTAAAACTATGATGCCTGCTTATGTAGATGAGTTGGGAGCAGAGGTTTCACATAATATTGATGAAACCTTGAATTGGTGTGATATTGCAATGGCGCTTCGCATTCAGCTTGAACGACAAGAAGATGGAACGGAGTTGTTTCCAACAATCAGGGAGTATCATCAGCTGTTTGGTATCACTATGGATCATCTTGAGCAGTATCCGGACTTTACAGTTATGCACCCCGGGCCGGTTAATCGTGGCGTTGAAATGGAAAGCGAGGTGGCCGATAGCGATCGGTCAATTATTCTAAGCCAGGTTACAAATGGGGTTGCTGTACGCATGGCTATTCTTTACTTGTTGAGTGGTGGGACGCGAATTTAGTTACAGGGATTAGGATTTTATTTAGGGAACATTTCTTTTGCAAAATATGTAGTAGTTGGTGTCTCTATTAACAGACTCTCCCATTTATATAAAATATAGCAAATGAATAGAATTGACGAGATTAACCCCTTGCCTGTATTTAAAGGAAAAGTAAATGAACATATAGAGGAAACGCAGCAGAGGATTGAAGAATTAGCCTCTCTTAATATTGATCTTGAAGATTCTGAGCAAAATTTGGAACCTTTTGTAGAGTTGGGGAAATATATTACTGATTCTCCCATATGTCTGATTAATATATTGGATGCCTATAACCAGTGGACTGTGGCAGGGGAGTTAGGGGATAATGTTATGGCTAAAGAGAAAAGTTTGTGCCAATATACTATCCAGCAATCTAATGTGTTTGAAATTGCTAATCTGTCACGAGATGATCGTTTTAAGGACCGTTTTTATGTGAAGAAAGCACCGGCGTTACGATACTACTGTGGAGTACCGATTACTACCAGTAGAGATGTAGATATCGGTTCTATTTGTGTGCTCGATACAAAAGAGAAAAGCTTGAGTGATACACAAAAAGAGCAGTTGCAGCATCTTGCAGATATAATTGTTAAGCAATTGGAGATTACTAGAAAGTTTGAACAGGCAGCCAGCGGATACTACGAATTGAAAGACAGTTTCCATAAACTTAGTCATGATTTGAGGAGCCCAATAAACGGGATTGTGGGGATTGCTGAAACGCTTAAGCAGGAGGATGAAACTCCTACCAAGGAAGACCTATCAATGATTAAGGAATGTGCAGAGAGTGTGATTGAAGAAATTGATAGTATGCTTTCTATCGTTGATAACAGAGAGCAGAATCCAAAAAGGCGGCGAGAGATCCAGTTGAAGAAGTTGGCAGATAAAATTGAGCGTTTGTATAAGCCGCAAGCCAAAAAGAAGAATATATCGCTCCAGTTTAATTATGAAGTAGGTGAAGAGGCCGAGATTGGGCACCAAACATTTACAAAACTTATCCAAATAGTGGGGAACTTGGTAGCGAACGCAATAAAATTTAGTAATGGTGGAGGTACAGTTACAGTATGTTTCCAGAAAAGCCCTGAGGCTTGCCTGGAGATTACGGTTACTGATGATGGTATTGGAATGAATGTCAAACAGATAAAAGCATTTAACAGCGGAGACCTCGTAAAACAGTCGGAAGGTACTGAAGGAGAAGCAAGTTTTGGGGTAGGGCTACAACATGTACGTACTATGATAGAGGAATTAGGTGGTAAAATTTCTGTTTCCTCTGAAGAAGGAGAGGGTTCCTGTTTTACTATTTCGCTGATGGGCTTACTTTAGCAGAAGTATTTTTCTTAGCCGGCCATTTCCATCGCGCCAATATGATGCCGGTAATCACTAGGGCGGATCCAATATATTGAAGCACTGTTAGTTGTTCGTTTAAAAGTACAATCCCGAAAATAAGGCCCATCACTGGTACAAGGTTTTGGTA encodes:
- the pyrR gene encoding bifunctional pyr operon transcriptional regulator/uracil phosphoribosyltransferase PyrR, encoding MKIMSAEDLNRTYRRFAHQFLEPHDDPQKLALIGMQTRGVYMGKRIMQLIEKEFGFKPDFGMLDVTFYRDDFRTRLKMPQVKVTEIPFDLYERDVVLMDDVLYTGRTVRSAMDALMDYGRPATIKFCCMVDRGHRELPIAADYVGTKLPTHVQEEVRVKVNELDGEDAVYVVQNPDGEDQ
- a CDS encoding aspartate carbamoyltransferase catalytic subunit, whose protein sequence is MAEDINLEQGDYDFPHKHLLGLAGYSKDDIQYVLDQAQYFREILDRPVPKVPTLRDKTIVNLFYEDSTRTRLSFELAQKRMGADVVNFSKGSSSVKKGESLKDTIQNISSMKIDMVVARHESPGVPHFLTRCVDAAIINAGDGAREHPTQALLDMFTMQQVYPDLSEKNIAIIGDITHSRVVRSNIIGLLKLGANVTVCGPKTMMPAYVDELGAEVSHNIDETLNWCDIAMALRIQLERQEDGTELFPTIREYHQLFGITMDHLEQYPDFTVMHPGPVNRGVEMESEVADSDRSIILSQVTNGVAVRMAILYLLSGGTRI
- a CDS encoding GAF domain-containing sensor histidine kinase translates to MNRIDEINPLPVFKGKVNEHIEETQQRIEELASLNIDLEDSEQNLEPFVELGKYITDSPICLINILDAYNQWTVAGELGDNVMAKEKSLCQYTIQQSNVFEIANLSRDDRFKDRFYVKKAPALRYYCGVPITTSRDVDIGSICVLDTKEKSLSDTQKEQLQHLADIIVKQLEITRKFEQAASGYYELKDSFHKLSHDLRSPINGIVGIAETLKQEDETPTKEDLSMIKECAESVIEEIDSMLSIVDNREQNPKRRREIQLKKLADKIERLYKPQAKKKNISLQFNYEVGEEAEIGHQTFTKLIQIVGNLVANAIKFSNGGGTVTVCFQKSPEACLEITVTDDGIGMNVKQIKAFNSGDLVKQSEGTEGEASFGVGLQHVRTMIEELGGKISVSSEEGEGSCFTISLMGLL